Genomic segment of Sulfurovum sp. UBA12169:
GATCCGCATTGATATTAAAACCGGGGTGCCCGATTGTACTGCATGTAGCGATAGGAGCGATCACCGGCACGAATCCGTCCTCAATAATGTTTTCTACAATTTCAGGATTGACATGTTCAATAATACCTGTATAGCCAAATTGTTCAAAATCTTTTGGCCGCGCCTGCAAAAAATTGGCATCCTTTCCGGATATTCCGATAGCTTTTGTGCCGTGATTATTAAGGAGGGCTACAATCTCCTTGTTAATTTCTCCGCTAAGCACCATCTCGACAATGCGCATCACTTCTTTGGTAGTTACCCTTTGTCCTTCTACAAATTTAGTTTCAACACCTAAATCTGTCAATAAGCTTGTAATGCTTTTTCCGCCGCCGTGCACAATAATAGGCTTCATACCCACCAAATGTAACAACACGATGTCCTGAGCGAACTGCTCTTTAAGGGTATCACTGGTTTGTGCCGAACCTCCATATTTGATAACAATTTTTTCATTTGCAAATTTTTTGATAAAAGGCAAAGCATCCAATAGCGTTTTTACAACTTCAATATTTTTTTTCATTACATAATCTCCTTTTTTAGCAAATCTTTTCACTTTTTCTTGACCGACTGCTTTTGCTTCCTGTTTTGATTTAATCTTTTTTTATACTCTTTTTGATATAGATATCAACACTCTCAAAAATATGATTTTTAATTTCTAATTTTAACTTCATTTCAGAGATAGGCAACTTAAACCCTTTCATCTTTACTTTGTCTTTAGAAGTGCACAAAAGGCTGGTGGCTTCATACTGTTTTAATATTTTTTTCAATGCAGATTCTTCAAAATAAGCATGATCCTGAAAATAGATTTTTGCCACGATTTCAACTTTTGGAAGATAAGGCTCCAATCTTTGCGGATTTGAAATAGCCGTAACCAATACCATCTTGGATGTAGGGTTCTGTATGGAAACATGACGGATAAAATCGTTTTGTTCTTTGGCTATCACATCGGCATATTTTCGGTTAAAATAAAATTCTCGCATCGGTCCGGCCGGAAAAGGTAAAATATTTTGTATACTTGAAGGCTCTAAGAGAATCTCAAACTTTTCTATCTCCATTCTATTAAATCCGTCATCCAAAATAATCAGCTTTGCACCTTGATTTATCGCAAAACGTATAGCCTTATACCTATCTTCGCTTACAATGACCGAACACTCAGGCAAGCTTTGAGCCATAAGCATAGGCTCATCTCCGCTTTGATGTACATCTGCCAGTATGCGTCCCTCTTTGCTTATTTCGATCAGTCCCTTGCTCTGTCTTCCATATCCCCTGGAAATAATGGTCGCATGTTTGTATCTTGAAGCAAGCGCAATAACAAAAGGGGTTTTGCCCGATCCTCCAACCACCAGATTGCCTACACTCACAATAGGTATATCAAATTTCTTTTTCTTTGTAAAACTTCTGCGTATCGACATTACAATACCATACCCTATGGCAAAAGGGGAAAGAAGCGCAATAAATAGATAATGATACCATCGAGGGGCAAAAAAAAGTGTTTCAAAAAAATGCATTAGAGACATTCTTTTGCGCCCAGTTTTTTAATCTCTTCACAAGTAAACCCTGCTTCTTTTCTTGCAGCAACATTGATATGCGGTCTATGCTTTGCAAACAATTTGTAACGATCAAGTATGTCAAAATAGACACTCTCTTTCACGCCTTCTTTTTTGCAAAGATATTTGAACCATTTATCCCCTTTGTGCACATGGACTATCTCTTCTTGATAGATCACCCTCAAAGCATTTATCAATACCGCGACCTTAGGATCTTTATGTTTATTTTCAAGTTTTTTAATAATTTGAGGATTAACATCAAGCCCGGAGGCTTCATAATAACGGGGCACAACAGCCATGCGATCCAAGATACTTTGTGCGGTATGGTGTGCCGCATCAAAAAGCCCGCAATGCACAGGAAAATCCCCATAAACATAACCCAGTGACCCAAGCAGCGCTTCAAGCATTTTATAATGACGTATTTCATCCTGGGCAACTTCAAGCCAATCCATCTTGTAAGCCATCGGCATTTTCGGATAACGATACACGGCATCCAGCGCCAAGTCGATAGCAGAATATTCGATATGTGCAATAGCGTGCACTAAGACTGCCAATCCTTCCGGTGTGTCAAAATCTTTTCTTTCGGGGAGTGCCCTGGGATCAACAATTTGACATTTTGAAGCATACGAAGGCTTCTCAAATACCACAGGAACAAAATCGACGCTTTGGCTTATTTCATTTTTGGTACAATACTCCAAACATTGAACAGTCAATACCTCTTTCATGACAATATCATCACTTAAAATGGCTGTTTTTAAAACATCGTATATATTCATAGGAGAATTATAACATGCAAATCAAAATCCAACCTATGGGACCCTATCAAACCAACTGCTATATTGTCACTGTTGACGGCAAAGATTTTATTATTGATCCCGGTGTCGGTGCGGCCAAATGGGTCATGGAACATACAGTCAATCCTGTAGCCATTCTAAACACACATGGACATTTTGATCACGTGTGGAGCAATGCCGAACTTAAAGAGAAACTCAACATCCCTCTTTATGCCCCAAAAGAGGATCTGTTCATGTTAATGAATGATCCGCTTGGGCAAGGAACCCCTCCAAGTAAACCGGATTATCTTGTCAGCAATGACGAAACTATTGAAATCAAAAACGTAAAAATCACATTTCTCCATTTTCCGGGGCATACGCCGGGTTGCAGTGTAATCCAAATCGGCGATGTCTGGTTTAGCGGCGATTTTCTCTTTGAACGGTCTATCGGCAGATGGGACTTTCCTGCATCAGACGGTAAAGAAATGGTAAAGAGTTTGGAAAAAGCAATGAAAACCAAAGAAGATTACACAATCTACCCTGGCCACGGAATGAATACTACGCTCAAGGCAGAACAAAAAACAATGCCTTATTGGATTGAACAAGTCAAGCACACCATCAACTCATAAGGCGCCTGACTTTTTCACATTAATATGAAAATTTATATCCGCGACGTCTTACGGTGTGTATCACCTGAAAGCCCAAAATGCTTTTTAAGCGTTTGCGTATTTGGTTGATTGCTACCTCAACTGTGTTGTCGCTCACGTATTCAGGTTCTTCCCATAGCGCGTTGATAATTTCGTCTTTTGAAAATACACGCTGTTTACGTAATGCCAGATAGGCCAAAATATCAAATGTCTTTCCGTTAAGTGAAACAATTTTCTCATCATATTCTATTTTTTTATTGGCGATATCAATCACCAACTTGCCTATATCAACTTTGGTACCAAAAAGATGTCTCATGTTTGCCAGCACTCTCGCTGCAACAAGATCCGGATACTCACAATGCTGATAGATGACATCATCCACGCCCAAAGAGAAAAAACCGGCTTGCTGACGATAATTGCTCGTCAATATCATAATCTTTGTTTCGCTCTTTTTCTTTTTCACCTCATTAACATAGCGCTCCAGCGAAAACCTGACACCCTCATCCACAATAATCACCAATTCATAATGTCTAAAATCCGTAAAGTTGGTTGCATCATACATGTCTCTTGCATTGTCAACGATACAGATAAAATATTTATCTAATTCTGCTTCAAGGTGTTTGACGTACTCTTCTTCAAAACCTACTGTTAATATTCTCATTTATGCGCTTTCCTACCTAACCAAAGAAAACATCCTAAAACTTAATGAAAAGCGGTTTCCTTTTTTAATTGGCTATTTATAGCGAAAAGTAGCTTATTTAAAAATAAAAGTAACTTTTAGGTTATCTTGGATATTTTATTACTTTTTATGCAATGACCTTCTATTTGCCTATAATTTTACAAGCTTTTTTGCCTTAATGTAAACTCTTTTGGGCGCAGGATAGCCCTCTATCGTCTTTGTAGAATCATTAGGGTCTAGAAAATCCCCCAGACTTTGGGTATCTATCCACTCAGTTTTTCGCTGCTCATTGAGATCTGTTTTCATCACAGCAAGTATCTCCACCTCATCAAACCCGGCTCTAAAGCACCAGTTTTTAAGCGCATTGACTGTAGGAATGAAATAGATATTGGGAATCTTTGAATATCGGTCTTTTGGCGTGAGACAGAGCTCCCCTTCCCCGTCTATCATAAATGTATCCAAAATCAGTTCACCGCCTTGATTGAGCCCTTTATAGAGAGATTTAAGCATTAAAACAGGATCGGAGCGATGATAGAGAACCCCCAGACAAAAAAGCACATCAAACCGATGCTCGTAATATTCTACGTGCTCAACGCCTAAAAGCTCATAAGTGATATCACTCTGAATAAAATGATCGATAAACGCAAACTGCGTATAATAGAGTGCCGAGGGGTCAAATCCTACAAGTTTTTTGGGATTGTGCTTTAGCATACGAAACAAATAGTAGCCATTATTGCAACCGATATCGCCTACAATTTTGTCTTTGAGGTCAAAAAATGGCTCAAGCAGATTATACTTGATAAAACTCTGCCACTCGGTATCAATCAATAAAGAATCCACCCTAAAGGGTCCCTTGCGCCAAGGTTTCATCATGCGAGCCGTCTCCTCAATGAGAGCCTGCTGTTCTGGCGTGACGGCATCAAAAGCGATAGTGACGCAGTCACCTAGCGTAATATGGCTATCCAAGCAAGGTAAGCTTTGCACGGCTTCCTGAAGCGGTGCAATATTTTTCCATCCCAACCATTTTTGGCGCTCATGGCGTAATGCGGCTAAATCCATAAAACTATCTAAGGTAGGCTTTTTTTATGACTTGATCAAACAACGGTCTGTCGTTGCCGGGGGAAACTGTGACATTTTCAATCTTTTGGACCACTTCTTGTCCTTTGATCACCTCTCCAAAGATCGTATATCCTCCATTTAGCCATGCAGTGGGCGCCACAGTGATAAAAAATTGGCTCCCGTTGGTGTTAGGCCCCCTG
This window contains:
- the argB gene encoding acetylglutamate kinase is translated as MKKNIEVVKTLLDALPFIKKFANEKIVIKYGGSAQTSDTLKEQFAQDIVLLHLVGMKPIIVHGGGKSITSLLTDLGVETKFVEGQRVTTKEVMRIVEMVLSGEINKEIVALLNNHGTKAIGISGKDANFLQARPKDFEQFGYTGIIEHVNPEIVENIIEDGFVPVIAPIATCSTIGHPGFNINADLAASQIAIALQARKILFLTDTPGVLDKEMNLITNLDIEKTQKLKEDGTISGGMIPKVDACIEALRGGVKKAHIIDGRVEHSLLLEILTSSGVGTCIEL
- a CDS encoding tetraacyldisaccharide 4'-kinase is translated as MSLMHFFETLFFAPRWYHYLFIALLSPFAIGYGIVMSIRRSFTKKKKFDIPIVSVGNLVVGGSGKTPFVIALASRYKHATIISRGYGRQSKGLIEISKEGRILADVHQSGDEPMLMAQSLPECSVIVSEDRYKAIRFAINQGAKLIILDDGFNRMEIEKFEILLEPSSIQNILPFPAGPMREFYFNRKYADVIAKEQNDFIRHVSIQNPTSKMVLVTAISNPQRLEPYLPKVEIVAKIYFQDHAYFEESALKKILKQYEATSLLCTSKDKVKMKGFKLPISEMKLKLEIKNHIFESVDIYIKKSIKKD
- a CDS encoding MBL fold metallo-hydrolase; this translates as MQIKIQPMGPYQTNCYIVTVDGKDFIIDPGVGAAKWVMEHTVNPVAILNTHGHFDHVWSNAELKEKLNIPLYAPKEDLFMLMNDPLGQGTPPSKPDYLVSNDETIEIKNVKITFLHFPGHTPGCSVIQIGDVWFSGDFLFERSIGRWDFPASDGKEMVKSLEKAMKTKEDYTIYPGHGMNTTLKAEQKTMPYWIEQVKHTINS
- a CDS encoding tRNA 5-methoxyuridine(34)/uridine 5-oxyacetic acid(34) synthase CmoB — its product is MDLAALRHERQKWLGWKNIAPLQEAVQSLPCLDSHITLGDCVTIAFDAVTPEQQALIEETARMMKPWRKGPFRVDSLLIDTEWQSFIKYNLLEPFFDLKDKIVGDIGCNNGYYLFRMLKHNPKKLVGFDPSALYYTQFAFIDHFIQSDITYELLGVEHVEYYEHRFDVLFCLGVLYHRSDPVLMLKSLYKGLNQGGELILDTFMIDGEGELCLTPKDRYSKIPNIYFIPTVNALKNWCFRAGFDEVEILAVMKTDLNEQRKTEWIDTQSLGDFLDPNDSTKTIEGYPAPKRVYIKAKKLVKL
- a CDS encoding transcriptional regulator; this encodes MRILTVGFEEEYVKHLEAELDKYFICIVDNARDMYDATNFTDFRHYELVIIVDEGVRFSLERYVNEVKKKKSETKIMILTSNYRQQAGFFSLGVDDVIYQHCEYPDLVAARVLANMRHLFGTKVDIGKLVIDIANKKIEYDEKIVSLNGKTFDILAYLALRKQRVFSKDEIINALWEEPEYVSDNTVEVAINQIRKRLKSILGFQVIHTVRRRGYKFSY